A portion of the Phoenix dactylifera cultivar Barhee BC4 unplaced genomic scaffold, palm_55x_up_171113_PBpolish2nd_filt_p 000253F, whole genome shotgun sequence genome contains these proteins:
- the LOC103708056 gene encoding protein CYCLOPS-like, with amino-acid sequence MQASNLYLAKAWFQSSQPMTRSRSSELRKRYAAMQNMQKPAVAENPNNAAGQGADRMKQEFMSTSNLCGISVDEMSNQLLNFMSPSNSSTSPLDAPPKATVDAVSSVVSMLKGTLERKKLGNQANKENLEGSSFGFYSAQQVPANLSSKSRCSKSGSWTIQQLSTGILCPNARFRNLPTAERSIELNMEGFVTQTSQVQMGTMSQEPSQSGSSAAAPTFSTGFDVCDGPAHSGQTTSVCESSRKHVGNGTPNHGIKAKECGERIFENNIKDERKRGSLVRMGSVSSAGSVDKGDPTKKRRVERSRKMAEAKERNAAPTLPSDMQAVLKRCENLEKEVRSLKLNLSFMNRKDSEQTKQIEELQKQNEDLMEEKERLLEEIERIAGSI; translated from the exons ATGCAAGCTAGTAACTTGTATTTGGCAAAG GCATGGTTTCAAAGTTCTCAACCAATGACTAGAAGTCGCTCTTCTGAGCTACG GAAGAGGTATGCTGCTATGCAAAATATGCAGAAGCCAGCAGTTGCAGAAAATCCAAATAATGCTGCAGGACAAGGTGCCGACAGAATGAAACAAGAATTTATGAGCACCAGTAATTTGTGTGGCATCTCAGTGGATGAGATGTCAAATCAACTGCTGAATTTCATGTCTCCATCCAATTCATCCACATCTCCGcttgatgctcctccaaaggCAACTGTAGATGCAGTTTCTTCTGTTGTCAGCATGCTTAAGGGCACACTGGAACGCAAAAAACTTGGCAACCAAGCCAACAAAGAAAACCTAGAAGGAAGTTCTTTTGGGTTTTATAGTGCTCAACAAGTTCCTGCCAATTTGAGTTCTAAATCAAGATGCAGCAAATCAGGTTCTTGGACAATCCAGCAACTTTCAACTGGTATCCTCTGTCCAAATGCAAGGTTCAGGAACTTGCCAACAGCTGAGAGGTCTATAGAACTAAACATGGAAGGATTTGTTACTCAAACAAGCCAGGTTCAGATGGGGACAATGTCTCAAGAACCTTCACAAAGTGGATCATCTGCTGCTGCACCTACATTTTCAACTGGTTTTGATGTATGTGATGGTCCTGCCCATTCAGGACAGACTACATCAGTTTGTGAGAGTTCCAGAAAACATGTTGGTAATGGAACTCCAAACCATGGGATTAAGGCCAAAG AATGTGGGGAAAggatttttgaaaataatataaaagatGAAAGGAAG AGAGGGAGTCTAGTTCGGATGGGATCTGTATCATCAGCGGGTTCAG TGGACAAAGGGGACCCCACAAAGAAACGCAGGGTCGAGCGCTCACGCAA AATGGCGGAAGCAAAGGAAAGAAACGCAGCTCCAACATTACCATCAGATATGCAGGCAGTTCTTAAGCGCTGTGAAAATCTTGAGAAGGAAGTGCGATCACTCAAacttaatttgtctttcatgaATAG GAAGGATTCCGAGCAAACCAAACAAATCGAAGAGCTTCAAAAGCAAAATGAGGACCTGATGGAAGAAAAGGAGCGCCTCTTAGAAGAGATTGAGAGGATTGCTGGAAGTATTTGA